One Thermostichus vulcanus str. 'Rupite' genomic region harbors:
- the rpsR gene encoding 30S ribosomal protein S18 yields MVYARRRMSPIKPGDPIKFTDIELLKKFVTERGKILPRRITGLTAKQQRDLTVAIKRARIMGLLYFVNKEG; encoded by the coding sequence ATGGTTTACGCCCGCCGCCGCATGTCTCCCATCAAGCCCGGAGACCCAATCAAATTTACGGACATCGAACTGCTCAAAAAATTTGTTACCGAGCGCGGTAAAATTTTGCCCCGCCGCATCACGGGTCTGACCGCCAAGCAGCAACGGGATCTGACGGTGGCGATCAAACGGGCACGGATCATGGGTCTGCTCTACTTCGTCAACAAAGAAGGCTAA